In Oncorhynchus keta strain PuntledgeMale-10-30-2019 chromosome 19, Oket_V2, whole genome shotgun sequence, a single genomic region encodes these proteins:
- the LOC127909443 gene encoding uncharacterized protein LOC127909443 isoform X2, producing MERREVPRMMRYYTITTGNTMDSHVQFMRQLGGGFTEVMSPEQSDVIMAFCPIVSRAGTDIEAALQQIPEGKDVILVVLHHYFNPECTVPDSSRLVTRSNVILTVDCLFHESMGGLLNCPRNKAAVGNILNRLNRKPKVVDIGMDIPDHGNRPHTFLQGMSGMVRFFIFVVGNTLGAHVDLTRHLVIRGGCTEVMPQEESDVIMAFCPIVSRAGTDIEAALQQIPAGKPVILVVLHHTSNLDYTVPDSSRLVTREDVILTVDCLFHESQGLLECLHNEAAVKEILKKLNIHPETDSGSVCMGLLMMVCSWILDCIRAVRRCCQRSPFACVVGLIMFIVLLCLVVSLIVSFWKQ from the exons AGGTGCCAAGGATGATGAGGTACTACACCATCACCACTGGCAATACTATGGATTCCCATGTCCAATTTATGAGACAACTTGGAGGAGGCTTCACTGAAGTGATGTCACCAGAGCAGAGTGATGTCATCATGGCTTTCTGTCCCATCGTCTCTCGTGCTGGTACTGATATTGAGGCAGCACTGCAGCAGATTCCAG AGGGTAAAGATGTCATTCTGGTAGTCCTGCATCACTATTTTAACCCAGAGTGCACTGTACCTGACAGCAGCAGACTAGTGACCAGAAGTAATGTAATACTCACAGTGGACTGTCTGTTCCATGAGAGTATGGGAGGACTACTGAACTGTCCTCGCAACAAAGCAGCAGTTGGTAACATTCTGAACCGGCTGAACAGGAAGCCAAAG GTGGTAGATATCGGCATGGACATCCCTGATCACGGAAACAGGCCA CATACATTTCTTCAAG GGATGTCAGGAATGGTGAGATTCTTCATATTTGTGGTTGGCAATACCTTGGGTGCTCATGTGGATTTGACAAGACATCTCGTCATCAGAGGAGGCTGTACTGAAGTGATGCCACAAGAGGAGAGTGATGTCATCATGGCTTTCTGTCCCATCGTTTCTCGTGCTGGGACTGATATTGAAGCAGCACTGCAGCAGATTCCTG CTGGGAAACCTGTCATTCTGGTAGTACTGCACCACACCTCCAACCTAGACTACACTGTACCTGACAGCAGCAGACTAGTGACCAGAGAGGATGTAATACTCACAGTGGACTGTCTCTTCCATGAGAGCCAGGGACTATTGGAGTGTCTTCACAATGAAGCAGCAGTCAAAGAGATTCTGAAGAAGCTTAATATACATCCTGAG ACCGATTCTGGATCTGTCTGTATGGGTCTGCTCATG ATGGTGTGTTCCTGGATCCTTGATTGCATCAGGGCAGTCAGGCGTT GTTGCCAGAGATCACCATTTGCATGTGTTGTTGGGCTCATTATGTTTATTGTTCTTTTGTGTTTGGTGGTATCTTTGATTGTTTCTTTCTGGAAACAATGA